The following are encoded in a window of Arthrobacter antioxidans genomic DNA:
- a CDS encoding sigma-70 family RNA polymerase sigma factor, translating to MDLTEEFEAERPRLVRIAAGVLDDRAEGEDMVQQAWLRLNATDTEIENVPAWLTVVTTRLCLDRLRSRVPEPTDAMPDPATDAVTDPAEQLIEAAGVGVALQVVLQRLSPSERVAFILHDTFGVDFRTIATVLTVSPEAARKLASRARSRVSTLAPDGTPADWEVVDAFLAASRGGSFARLVHLLAPDVVVSADTEAIAAGTPTRLEGRETVAAMFDGAATTAFPVFVDGRPGAAWFLRGEPRVAFDFTITDGVVSAITFRARPDVLGSLVRRVTSERK from the coding sequence ATGGACCTGACGGAAGAGTTCGAAGCCGAACGCCCGCGCCTGGTGCGCATCGCGGCAGGTGTCCTCGATGACCGGGCCGAGGGTGAGGACATGGTGCAGCAGGCCTGGCTGCGCCTGAACGCCACCGACACCGAGATCGAGAACGTTCCGGCGTGGCTGACGGTCGTGACGACGCGCCTCTGCCTCGACCGCCTGCGCTCCAGGGTGCCGGAGCCCACGGACGCCATGCCCGACCCTGCGACAGATGCGGTCACCGATCCGGCCGAGCAACTGATCGAGGCCGCCGGCGTGGGCGTCGCCCTCCAGGTGGTGCTGCAACGCCTGTCACCGTCCGAGCGGGTGGCGTTCATCCTGCACGACACCTTCGGTGTGGACTTCCGCACCATCGCCACCGTCCTCACGGTCTCACCGGAGGCCGCCCGCAAGCTGGCGTCGAGGGCCCGGTCCCGGGTCTCGACCCTCGCCCCGGACGGCACACCGGCCGACTGGGAGGTCGTGGACGCGTTCCTCGCTGCGTCCCGGGGCGGTAGCTTCGCCCGCCTGGTGCACCTGCTCGCGCCCGACGTCGTCGTCAGCGCCGATACCGAGGCGATCGCCGCAGGCACCCCGACAAGGCTGGAGGGCCGCGAGACGGTGGCGGCCATGTTCGACGGGGCCGCCACCACCGCCTTCCCGGTGTTCGTCGACGGACGACCGGGCGCGGCGTGGTTCCTCCGCGGCGAGCCTCGGGTGGCGTTCGACTTCACGATCACCGACGGCGTGGTCAGCGCGATCACGTTCCGGGCCCGGCCGGATGTCCTGGGCTCCCTCGTCCGGCGCGTCACCTCGGAACGGAAGTAG
- a CDS encoding cytoplasmic protein, which translates to MALDPVQTNPEHYRVIFENDRVRVLEYTDEPGDISTEHHHPDSVMITAGSFRRRLHAHGRSIDVELPDEAVRWLPAQDHYGENTGTTPSHAFFIELKEADPNPVTGGPHLGPVKL; encoded by the coding sequence ATGGCACTTGATCCGGTTCAGACCAATCCCGAGCATTACCGCGTGATTTTCGAGAACGATCGCGTTCGCGTCCTCGAGTACACGGACGAGCCCGGCGATATCAGCACAGAGCATCACCATCCCGACAGTGTCATGATCACGGCCGGTTCGTTCCGGCGGCGGCTGCATGCCCACGGGAGGAGCATCGATGTGGAGCTCCCGGACGAGGCGGTCCGCTGGCTGCCCGCCCAGGACCACTACGGCGAGAACACGGGCACGACGCCGTCGCACGCCTTCTTCATCGAACTGAAGGAAGCGGATCCGAACCCCGTCACCGGTGGCCCGCATCTGGGTCCGGTCAAGCTCTGA
- a CDS encoding phage holin family protein translates to MIRFLIHILINLATAAIGLLLAGWIVSGVVLQPTGFVVAVIVFALAQGVLGPFVFNVARQYASAILGGIGLVTTLIALVIASWFDGGLEISGFMAWVGATLLVWIVTALGGWILGWLFITRRLGKGKESKVAQ, encoded by the coding sequence ATGATTCGTTTCTTGATACACATTCTGATCAATCTCGCGACGGCAGCGATCGGGCTGCTCCTCGCGGGCTGGATCGTTTCCGGTGTGGTGCTGCAGCCGACCGGTTTCGTTGTTGCTGTGATCGTCTTCGCCCTCGCCCAGGGTGTGCTCGGGCCGTTCGTGTTCAACGTCGCCCGGCAGTATGCGTCGGCCATCCTTGGAGGAATCGGGTTGGTCACCACGCTGATCGCTCTGGTGATCGCGTCATGGTTCGATGGCGGGCTCGAGATCAGTGGCTTCATGGCGTGGGTGGGCGCCACCCTCCTGGTCTGGATTGTGACTGCTCTTGGCGGGTGGATTCTGGGGTGGCTGTTCATCACCCGCCGTCTCGGAAAAGGAAAAGAAAGCAAGGTCGCCCAATAG
- a CDS encoding FadR/GntR family transcriptional regulator: MSDFAPTPLERRDASGQIARQLREAISLGTWSPGERLPSEQELAAAFDVARSTAREGLKLLSATGMVTTARGSNGGTFVSLPDADEVAIQLGDAIRLWFRAGNVTVQDVDEARAILELQCVDLAARRRTTEDLEAILRPVERSRDYSMDIADWLDLDLEFHTAICRAAKNKILELAMTAVHLSRPATNSVFVDQLDRSTVTEQHYALYQAIEAGDPDAAAQAFTAHVDYLAHVRLTALNDRSPSSITVASLPDIRETR; the protein is encoded by the coding sequence GTGAGTGATTTTGCGCCGACCCCGCTTGAACGTCGGGACGCGTCCGGTCAGATCGCGCGTCAACTCAGAGAAGCGATTTCCCTGGGAACGTGGAGTCCCGGGGAGCGACTTCCCAGCGAACAGGAACTCGCCGCGGCCTTCGATGTGGCCAGGTCAACGGCCCGGGAAGGCTTGAAACTTCTATCAGCCACCGGCATGGTGACAACCGCCCGAGGCAGTAACGGCGGCACGTTCGTCTCCCTTCCGGACGCGGACGAGGTGGCCATACAACTCGGAGATGCGATCCGGCTGTGGTTCAGGGCAGGAAACGTTACCGTGCAGGACGTCGACGAGGCGCGCGCGATCCTCGAACTCCAGTGCGTGGATCTGGCTGCCCGCAGACGGACGACAGAGGACCTCGAGGCGATCCTGCGGCCCGTCGAGCGATCCCGCGACTATTCGATGGACATCGCGGACTGGCTCGACCTGGATCTCGAATTTCACACGGCCATCTGTCGTGCAGCCAAGAACAAGATCCTCGAGCTCGCCATGACCGCCGTCCACTTGAGCCGCCCGGCAACGAATAGTGTCTTCGTCGATCAACTCGACCGGTCAACCGTCACTGAACAGCACTACGCGCTGTATCAGGCCATCGAGGCCGGCGACCCAGATGCAGCAGCACAAGCCTTCACCGCTCACGTCGACTATCTGGCGCACGTGCGCCTGACAGCGCTCAACGACCGAAGCCCTTCATCCATCACCGTCGCCTCGCTCCCCGACATCCGCGAAACCAGGTAA
- a CDS encoding amidase: METIDSKLDLTIESASIAELQAAMRAGKLTAVQLVDFYLDRVARFDTAGPALNSIVTLASDARDQAAERDAQRTSNPDGVGPLHGIPILVKDCLETADMPTSFGSEVFADYQPSEDATVIRKLREAGAIILGKTTLPDWATSWFTYSSRSGLTKNPYDLSRDPGGSSAGTGASIAAALATIGLGTDCGGSVRVPSSFCNLVGVRSTPGLISRKGCNPLVSVQDTIGPMGRSVADVARVFDVITGFDPDDELTYAAEITPAQQSYLSALVPDAIVGARIGVVRNAFGSDDDKYAAPVNEVMRAALDQLTAAGAILVDVEIPDLQDWNARTSMYTIKSKFDIDKFLAAMPDAPMHSVSEIIESKRYHPKLDLLEALSEGPDDPFSDLSFYAAYLAREAYMKTVVNLMGASDLLALVYPTVQVVPPTREECDSSQWNTLNFPTNTLIGSQTWMPSMTIPAGLTETGLPVGMEILARPYNERTLFQVGYGFEQVASHRHLPDSVAH, encoded by the coding sequence ATGGAGACCATCGACAGCAAGCTCGACCTCACGATCGAGAGTGCGAGTATCGCCGAGTTACAGGCCGCCATGCGGGCTGGGAAGCTCACCGCAGTGCAGCTCGTGGATTTCTATCTGGACCGCGTGGCGCGTTTCGACACCGCGGGTCCGGCGCTGAATTCCATTGTCACGCTCGCCTCCGATGCCCGCGACCAGGCTGCCGAACGGGATGCGCAGCGCACCAGTAACCCCGATGGTGTCGGGCCGCTGCATGGCATCCCGATCCTGGTGAAGGACTGCCTGGAGACGGCGGATATGCCCACCTCCTTCGGATCCGAAGTCTTCGCCGACTACCAGCCCAGCGAAGACGCCACCGTCATTCGCAAACTGCGCGAAGCCGGCGCGATCATCCTGGGCAAGACCACGCTGCCCGACTGGGCAACATCCTGGTTCACCTATTCCTCGCGCAGCGGTCTCACCAAGAACCCCTACGATCTCAGCCGTGACCCCGGTGGATCCTCCGCCGGGACGGGGGCGTCGATCGCGGCGGCACTGGCAACGATCGGACTCGGCACGGACTGCGGAGGATCGGTGCGCGTTCCCTCGTCCTTCTGCAACCTCGTCGGTGTCCGTTCCACCCCAGGGCTCATCAGCCGCAAGGGGTGCAACCCGCTCGTGAGCGTGCAGGACACGATCGGGCCGATGGGTCGAAGTGTCGCCGACGTCGCCCGCGTCTTCGACGTCATCACCGGATTCGACCCTGACGACGAGCTCACCTACGCCGCCGAGATCACCCCCGCCCAGCAGTCGTACCTTTCGGCGCTGGTACCCGATGCGATTGTCGGCGCACGCATCGGCGTCGTCCGGAACGCCTTCGGTTCCGATGACGACAAGTACGCGGCCCCGGTCAACGAGGTCATGCGGGCCGCGCTGGACCAACTGACTGCGGCGGGTGCGATCCTGGTGGACGTCGAGATTCCGGACCTGCAGGACTGGAATGCCCGAACCTCGATGTACACGATCAAGTCGAAGTTCGACATCGACAAGTTCCTTGCCGCCATGCCGGATGCTCCCATGCACTCCGTGTCCGAGATCATCGAATCGAAGCGGTACCACCCGAAGCTCGACCTCCTCGAGGCTCTCAGCGAGGGCCCGGACGATCCCTTCTCGGATCTGTCGTTCTACGCGGCGTACCTGGCACGCGAGGCGTACATGAAGACGGTGGTGAACCTGATGGGAGCGAGCGATCTCCTCGCGCTGGTGTACCCCACCGTGCAGGTCGTGCCACCGACCCGGGAAGAGTGCGATTCGTCGCAGTGGAACACCCTGAACTTCCCGACGAACACGTTGATCGGTTCGCAGACGTGGATGCCGTCGATGACGATCCCCGCGGGACTCACCGAGACAGGATTGCCGGTCGGGATGGAGATCCTGGCGCGACCCTACAACGAGCGCACCCTGTTCCAGGTTGGATACGGCTTCGAGCAGGTCGCCAGTCACCGGCATCTCCCGGACTCCGTCGCGCACTAG
- the pxpA gene encoding 5-oxoprolinase subunit PxpA, with protein sequence MITLNADMGEALGIHSFGNDPALLPLVDTINVACGFHSGDPSTMRQTIEAALEHGVTVGAHPGLPDLVGFGRREMKLDKSEVRDLVRYQVGALVGFLDAAGAPLNHIKPHGALYGMLARDEDLMDALCDVALHYGVPVLGLPGTAHERTANRRNVPFVAEFYADLRYGDDGIVVVERHGKQRTPAELAERLRAAITTGSVTTTTGNEVPARVESVCIHSDLPAAPSNARIARDVINENPHARP encoded by the coding sequence ATGATCACGCTCAACGCCGACATGGGCGAAGCCCTGGGTATTCACTCCTTCGGCAATGATCCGGCGTTGCTGCCGCTGGTCGACACCATCAACGTGGCCTGCGGGTTTCACTCCGGGGACCCATCCACCATGCGGCAGACCATTGAAGCCGCTCTCGAGCACGGTGTCACGGTCGGCGCTCACCCTGGCCTGCCTGACCTCGTTGGCTTCGGCCGCCGCGAGATGAAGCTCGACAAGAGTGAGGTCCGGGACCTGGTGCGGTACCAGGTCGGCGCGCTGGTCGGGTTCCTCGACGCGGCCGGTGCACCACTGAACCACATCAAACCCCACGGCGCCCTCTACGGGATGCTGGCCCGTGACGAGGACCTGATGGACGCCCTCTGCGACGTGGCACTCCACTACGGCGTCCCAGTCCTGGGACTGCCAGGGACAGCGCACGAGCGAACAGCCAACCGCCGCAACGTGCCATTTGTTGCCGAGTTCTACGCGGACCTCAGGTACGGGGACGACGGGATAGTCGTCGTGGAACGCCACGGCAAGCAACGCACCCCGGCCGAACTCGCCGAGAGGCTTCGTGCCGCCATCACCACAGGATCTGTTACGACAACAACGGGCAACGAAGTGCCGGCCCGCGTGGAGTCAGTGTGCATCCACTCCGACCTGCCCGCCGCACCCTCCAACGCCCGTATTGCCCGCGACGTCATCAACGAAAACCCACACGCTCGGCCATAG